TATTCTCAAATATTTCATCTTAGTTACATAACTATCTCTTTCATAGTAAGGATATCTTTGCCTTTTTACGCTTATACCGAACAGATCCTTGCTTCTCATGGTCCCTCTCTGTTCTTTCCTCTTTTTGCATTCTTCTCAATTTCGTTCTTCAGAAAAGCCTTCCTGTCAATCTCTTTCATATTCTCTTCCCCATTTGATTTCCGGCATCTGCTTCCTTGTTTTCctcttccatttctttttcttttttcttttttcttttcccttttcttctGGGTATAACTTCATCATTAGATCTGTGGTGCTATCCATTTAATATACTACCGTCGTACGGCAGAACTCCATTGGTTCCACCAACACCAGCTTCAATTTCGGACTAGTAGTGGAAGCCCATGGCTGACCCTTTTGCTTTGTACAATTTTTAACATTCATTGCTTGCTGTAGTCTTTGAAATAATCACAAATATGTGCAATTGGAAATGGTCCAAGACATAAGAATGATTAATGTGGTTGCTATCATTGGATCATTGATGCTCAAAATTATCAAGTGAGAGAGAAatttgaaaagaagaagagagtaaCTAAAGGGAAAGAGGAAtgagaaaaaaggaaaacttaaGAGGAAATAAGTAGGGGTGATTGTTTGCTcaaacatacaaaaaataacCCTAAAATGATTTAATGGCAAAGGTAACTTTAAGGAAAATTTgagaattgaaaaaattgagACAATGCTAACCTACTATGGAAAAACCAATAAATATGGTTTAAACTCCTTGGGGGTTGGGTGAAGCAGACAAAGAGAGTCCAAAATCATCATCTTTTACCTGTTGGATGTTGCTCTTATCTTCCTTCTGGAGTGCATTAGCTGATTTCTATTTGTTTACTTCCAAAAGTAGATGGCGTAAGTGAGGAGGTACACTTTCCTATACTCGTTTGATTTTCGCTTGTGCTTTAAAATTGGCTGGCTTACtctttaaaatatctattaatCACCAGCAATGTTCTGCAACTCATTTACTATGGTTTAGCCAGAATAATTTGGACATTGTGGCTAGCATGGCATTTTTGCTTCCCTTTCCCTTAATGAGATACGGACTGGTTTTACGAGATCTGCTGAACCAGATGTCTgaactactttttttttcaacaggGAAAGGGCAACAAAAGTAGTGGAGATAATTTCCATGCTGCTCCTAATATTGATCATTCCCAGGAATTCGTGAGAAATGATATCAGGGAATGGTTACTCTGGCTGAGGTTCAATTCTCTTTGCTTTGACCTATattggtcttcttctttttttctgtttattCTCATTTGAAGCACATTTTGATGGTTAAATCAAGAGAATGTCATCCTTGTACTTGTAATACCTGAGTGTTTAACGACCTAGGTTCTTTAGCAATAATTACATAGGcgttatcaaaataaatatcatttgGTGTCTGTCAATCCAGGGTTAAATTTTATTGACCAAGCATTAAAATGCAAAGCATTTGAGCAAAAGTGAAGAGGTTATCTACTGTGTCTATGTCAAGCACATTAGAACAGGAAGCCAACAGGATACAGATATCAGGTGATTCAGTAAGGACTTCTGTTTTTTCGGGAATTGATGCATTCTGTGGAAAGAATAGGAGAGAGATGGCAGATGGAAATTGGATAGTGCTTAAAGAGAAGATTTGAAATATACTGCTGTCACTCTGGACGACATTAGATGTCATTTTTCGAAAGAACTTCACCACGATCTCAAGGGAAAAAATTGGTAATTGAAGGCAGTTAAAATTGAGATTGCGGTTGGCAAAGGGACTGGATTACTTACGCCACACTAATGCTTTGATTCCAAATGTGAAAATTAAATGCGGTTCAATAAATATCCTTTATGAACATTTAAATTATACTTGATTGATAGTTGAAGATTCAATAACTGCTTTCTTTACTGTACTATCCATTATTTTTGAAACAGAAAAACAGTATAAGCAGGTCTTACTTTAGTCACTTGCATATATCACATCCATTCCTCTGGAATTAACTGTCTTTGCATAATTGCATTGCACCCGCTCATAAAGAAGACAGTGAAGTTGCACAACTGTTATACTGCTTAGAAAGTGGTATTTCTCCATCTGTTCATGGGTATTTATGCTTCATTGTATTAAGATGCTGTTTACTTGCCATACAATACAATTTATGTGTCTTGTCTTTCTATTTCCCATCTGTTAGTCAAGAATGTCCCAACTTCAAAGGTCATCTTGTAACAACTTTTTATGATTATGCTGGTTTGGCAGGGAGGAGATTGGTTATGATGGATGGAGGCTTGATTTTGTTCGTGGGTTTTGGGGTGGTTATGTGAAGGATTACTTGGAAGCAACTGAACCTTATTTTGCTGTGGGCGAGTTTTGGGATTCCCTCGTTTATACTTACGGAGAGATGGATCACAATCAAGATCTGCATCGGCAGAGAATTATTGACTGGATTAATGCTACTAATGGAACTGCAGGAGCATTTGATGTGACAACAAAGGGAATTCTTCATTCTGTAAGTTTTTCAAACTTTACTCCTTGCACAGTGGATGCAATACTTGACTGACAGTACTTAATAAAAGGAAGGATTGGGAAATCAGTTTTTCTAGTGTTAACAGCATTCTCTTTCAAATTCTATGTAATTAGGCAATTGAAAGATGTGAATACTGGCGACTATCCGATCAGAAGGGAAAACCTCCCGGCGTTGTTGGATGGTGGCCATCTCGTGCTGTTACCTTTATAGAGAATCATGATACAGGTTCTACACAGGTAAAATATGCCCTTTAGTTATCAGAGGACTGAAGAGGCTCCTCTTTTAATCTTGATCAATGATAAAAGGGCTTTTATGAGGAGACAGATAGTTCAGCATATCCACTGGCCTGAACCAACTATATGCCTTTCTTGGTCATTCAGTTAATTTATTACCTTTTCCTGCTTAGTGTGGTTGGATCCCTCAAGCATGAGAGCTAAAGGAACTCTTGAATCCTGGGAACTACCTACAAATGCTATTTACAGTTAGATATCATGATGATATGTAACCCCTGTAGCGTTTCTATTGGCACTAGTGCATAGCTGTGACCACCATTAGGAAGAATAGTTCTCCTTGGAAATCAGTGAAGAAATTAAAATCCCAGTCCAGCCTAGTCgtcaattttgattttctttggtTTCTTTGCTCTTGATGTTCCATAATTTGCTTGTCGATATCTTAATTGGCAAACGTTCTCGCAAGCACAAGGTTGTAAAATTCTTCAGCCTTTTTTTTTGTGGTACAGAACATCTCTATCAGGTTCCATTTGGACTCATTGACTTAAAATCCATTGAGCTGAAAAAGTGATTTGCATATGAACTAATGGGATAATTGTAAATTTTGAAATGGATTTTGTCTCCCAATTTAGGTAGCACTCCAAACTCTTCTATTGATgtttttcaattctttctttACATTTTCACGAAGTATTTAgagtttgtagttgcaaatttAGAAGTCCTCAGCCGgtgcaatcaaataaaattgggactattctctttgttttttgGGTTACATGGCCTTAGTTTAGTTCCATATTCTTCTTTCTCATGCTGAACCTGTAGTCACATCTTTAGGGATGTCATATGATCTCCTCAATAGACTTGTAATTGATTGTTGTAATAACCGGTATCATAGAATAACACTAAACATAAGAGCTGACTTGTTTTTCatccttattatttttttctgtaTCTTGGGCTTTTCCTTGAAGGGTCATTGGAGATTTCCTGGTGGGAAAGAGATGCAAGGTTATGCCTATATCCTGACTCACCCTGGAACCCCGTCAGTTTTCTTTGATCACATTTTCTCTGGTTACCAATCTGAAATAAGAAATCTTATATCACTCAGAAAGCGGAACAAGATCAACTGTCGGAGTATGGTAAGTCTCAAAAACTATGTTGAGCTGCAGGTTCTTTTTGACCTCTGTGGTTAATTTCAGCTTAATCTGCAAAGTTAAGTGGTTGATTGATTTTGAATGAATAGGAAGGTGAGCAGAGGAGAACAAACATTCTTCATATTTCTTCAGTTAACATACTCCTTTCCCCTATTTTCTGTTCTGACCAATCAACATGAAACTAACTCATTTTTAGAATTGCTCTATGATACAGTAAAATGACCTCTTGAAAATCTAACAAATGTATATTACATGCATGCAATACATGGAACCTTTGATGCATTTTTGGGAAGTATCAGGTTAAACGCTTTTCGTAAGGTGAAGAATTATATATCTTAAAGAAAGTACATTCGGATGGTATTTTTGTTGATGAATTCGACACATATATTCAAAATGTTAACAACAGTAGAACCGGTATTTGCCAGTTCAGCTGCAATCGTTTTTCTCTCTGTACCCAGTTACTAATAATTCCTTGGTAATTCGAATACTTAAATACTCTCAAACGAGCTTTTTTGCTGCAAAATTCTGTATGAACATTATCAAGATATCCTTTCCTATTATGGATACAGGACCAATACTATTCCTAATATGCTACGATTTCTGTCTGATCAGGTGGTAATAACAAAGGCTGAAAGAGATGTTTATGCAGCAGTTATTGATGATAAGGTGGCTGTTAAAATAGGTCCAGGCCACTATGAGCCTCCAAGTGGGCATCAGAGATGGAAAATGGCTGCTGAGGGTAACAATTACAAGGTTTGGGAATTGTCATGAAAACAATCGCCTTCTTTCCCTGTTCCAATATACTACTATTCGTAAATGTTTGGGGTAAGCAATTGCAAATTTATTTGCCAAGTGACTGGAGATGGAAGGAGTTAATGTCATAAGAAATGCTGTACTGCAGCGGATGTATCTAGTTTTGCTGCAACACAAACTGAAGTTGTTGGAGTAAAAATAGCAAGAGTATGAATAGTCTGGTAATAATTGCTATTAATATTGTTGTATTTGGAGAAATCCCCATGTACACTATACATAGTCTGGTAAAGATTGTATTGATAGATACCACTACATTGTATTGCCTTTTCAGAAGATACAGAGGCATTGTAAATAACTTCTATACAACTTATTCGCCATATTGGCGATAGACACTTCTTTTATCGTATAAATACTAGAATGTACCTATTGAtgtattgtatttgtattacCATCAAGCAATCGTTATGTAAACAATCGAGTTGCTTGTTCAGCTACTGAATAAAAGTCTTCAGCCTTATTTGGACAGAATTTGTAAAGATTTGAGTTCACTTGATGAGATTAGTATACTGAATATGTTTAGCTTTTAAAGGATTTCCTAATGTTGTCTAAGAAACTGAGGAAATATAGATGCGAATCCAAGATCTAGAGTTATGGGTTCAGAATGTATAATTAACAAGAAAGGGTCCAAAAGTTTACTCGTATGAATATTAGCCCTTTTCTTGTTTAATTATACAAAATTCACCTGTGAAAGTTCAAAAGTTTGATAAAAGATACTCGGGAGAAGGGTTAAATTTACCTCTAATATATGAATATCATCAATTTTATCATACTTTTTTGTACTATCAGTACAAAAATACCATGACATTACTCAAGTAGCTTGAATATTATAACCCTTTCTCCATTAGAGTTGTTCAAGGTGGATACTCAATCTCACGTGACACTACATTTTCATGTAGTAGACCCACTGCCTCGATTCGTTTTACCCCTCCCCTCCACCTCTTCTACCATCATTAGCACCACCATAGGAACAAACTGTGAAGAGAAGTTCAAGATTCAGATGTGTTAGAAGGTGCTATATACATATTCAGATATCCTCTTTCAAAATGGTTGATTTAGAAGCAAATATTGATTCAATAAGTCTTAATAATTATGTAGTACTAAAATGAAAAGGAGCCTATGTATTGGTGGAAGAAGAAATAGAGGGAAGGGAATATAATAAATTGGGACGGCGAGGTGACATGTCATGTGTTGTTCATCTCATAAAATATAGTGTCACGTACGATTGATTGTCCACCTTTGAACAACTCTAATGGTGGAGGGTTATATTTGAGTAACAAGGGTATTTTTTGTAGTGATAATATAACGGATGATAAAATTGACTTTTCACAAATTTTACCGTGAACAAAACCAATACATTTATAAATACAAAAGAATCGCCGAAaaacatatgtttattataattataaatttcttttattatttcgtTAGAACAATAACATAGATCCGCTTTTATTGTTTCCCATTTTATTAACATCCTttgacttgttttttttttttttcaaaataataattcaaaagtTAGTTAGTAAAAACAGTCAATTACAACCTCAAATTATTATTTGGACATCCTTTTTTCCCGCAAAAATTAGTGTTATATATGTGTttatttagtatcattttaTTCCCAAGCTCTGGGAATTCACCTGcagttaataaaataaaaactaccaAATCTTGGGATTTCCCCCCAAGGCTGCAGGTGGTAGCAGAAAAAAAGAcaaacaaaaaccaaaaaagaaaaaaaaaatttaaaaatatttctgcTACCAAAAATAATGGCCTCTATTAGTTTTaataattcagttatttttcTGTTTTCCCTTTTATGTTTTGCTTCTATAATCCCAAAATTATATGCCAATATTGCTGATTTTGATCCTTATTTGGAAAAAAGAGCTGAAGAAGCACTCCAATCTTCTCTTGCTGCTTATAATGAAAATCCTGAGGCAGTCACTCAAATTTTTAACAAAGAAGTTGGAGAGTAAGTGCTTTTAAAATATCGATCTGACATTTCaaatcatgtatatatgtatCTTTTTCAAGACACGAGGTTAGAATATTGTAAAGAAATGAATCTTGTGTCTAATCAATCCCTGATAAGGAGAGGATTGTCAATATCATAATACATAAAGTATACATTCCGATTATGTAGGGacattttgaattattgaaTAGAGTATTCACTCTACCCTTCCgaaaccccacttgtgggatgtATGCTGAATAGAGCGTTCACTCTACCcttcccagaccccacttgtgggatgtATGTTGAATAGAGCGTTCACTCTGCATAGATTGTCAAAAGATCCTATTTTTAACATGAGTTATTGTGTAAATGTTGCAGAACAATTCTCAATGGCACAAGGAGGCATTTGAAGGAAGAAGATAAAGAGGACAAGAATGAGAAGGTTGAAAAGGATGATAAGGAAGGTGATGAAAAAAGTGTTGATGGTTGCAAGGCATACAATCCAATTGACAAATGTTGGAGATGTGACAAAAACTGGGCTAATAACAGGAAGGCACTAGCAGATTGTGCTAGGGGATTTGGTCATGGTACAACTGGTGGTAAAGATGGTAAATTCTATGTTGTAACCGATCCATCGGATAACAACGTGGAGGAACCTGTTCCTGGGACCCTACGTCACGCTGTCATCCAAGAGGAGCCATTGTGGATCATCTTCGAGAAGTCGATGATTATCAAGTTGAAACAAGAACTTATGATCAACAATGATAAGACAATTGATGGCAGAGGAGTCTCTGTTCATGTTGCATATGGAGCTGGACTTACCTTACAATTTGTGCACAATGTTATTGTCCACAACATTAGAGTTCATCACATCCTTTCTAAGGATGGTGGTATGATTAGAGATTCTGTCAAACATATTGGTCTTAGGACAGTGAGTGATGGTGATGCTATTTCCCTTTTCGGTGCTAACCGTATCTGGATAGATCATTGTACTTTAACCAAGGGTGCTGATGGACTCGTCGATGCTATCATGGCTTCCACTGCTATCACCATTTCTAACTGCAAATTCAACCATCACAACGACGTAAGTTTTTCTCATCTCAACATTTTCAGCTATGTTCATAAGCCAGACCTCAATAGGGAGTTGTCAATGTGTTTAAGCTAATAACAACAAATGACTATTCAGGTTATGCTTTTGGGAGCAAACGATGCCTTCCCTCAAGATAAAATCATGCAAGTTACAGTTGCATTCAATAGGTTTGGAAAGGGATGTATCCAGAGGATGCCAAGGTGCAGGTGGGGTTTCTTCCATGTTGTCAACAACGACTACGCCAAATGGGAAATGTATGCTATTGGTGGTACAGCTAACCCCACCATCATTAGCCAGGGTAACCGTTTCAAGGCTGCCGACAATCCCAACACTAAAGAGGTATATCTACTTAACATTCCAatcacattttcttttataaaagtagTGTCCGTGAGGTCAGCTTGCACCCACCTCGACTATTTCACCAACTACCTACTACCTCCAATCAACACATATATCAGATAGTATATATATGTCTACCAAGGCTTAAGCATATATGACGAGATCACTTAACATTCTTATTTCAATCACATTTTCTTTCATAGAAGTGGCGTCCGTGGGTCAACTTGCACCCACCTAGACTATTTCACCAAATACCTGTTACCTCCAATCAGCACAGATACCACATATATGTGACGAGATCACCTAACTTTCTTGTTCAATCACAGTTCTTGATATGTTATATTAGATTGTAGCATAAGGCCAACATAAACACACTTAAAACATCATTCTCGCCTTATTGCATTGTCAATTACTAACATAAAGTATGCTAAAATGAAGGTGACAAACCGGAATGGCGCCCCAGAAGCTTTGTGGAGAAACTGGCAATGGAGATCCGAGGGTGATTTGTTCAAGAACGGAGCCTTCTTTAGGGAGTCTGGACCAGAAATCAAGAGCACTCCATTCACAGAACATACCACAATCCAGTTTGAGCCTGCTAAATTTGTAGGCAGACTCACTCGCAAGGCTGGTGTAATCCAGTGCAAGATCGGAAAAGCATGCTAGGCAATTTATATGTACATGATAATAACAATTATAATACATAAAACATATTGTACATTTCATTTTTGGGGTTGACATGGAGCCGaacattttttttgggggttttTTTACGgtaagagaagaagaaaatggcTAAGACATCTATCtgttttctctgtttttttcGACTTTtgctttatttcttcttcctgGCTGGTTTACTCTATAGAGGAAACAGTGAGGAGGgggaagaaaaggaaaaaagtggGTTCTCAAGAGCtcaagtttatttttttgtaacagAAGTTTTGATTTATGATTTCTAATAAATGTAAATTTCCctctttgaatttcaatataGGCTACATGTCTCCCCAAGAGTGAAATTAATTGTAATACAACCTATTCTATTActtagtactccctccatttcaatttgtttatctttgacttagcaccgagttcaTGAAAGTAAAGAAGTCTTTTGAATCATCTAAAGATACTTAGAATGTAACAAAATGCTCATTAATCTAATGGTCTTA
The DNA window shown above is from Solanum stenotomum isolate F172 chromosome 6, ASM1918654v1, whole genome shotgun sequence and carries:
- the LOC125868363 gene encoding pectate lyase-like; the encoded protein is MASISFNNSVIFLFSLLCFASIIPKLYANIADFDPYLEKRAEEALQSSLAAYNENPEAVTQIFNKEVGETILNGTRRHLKEEDKEDKNEKVEKDDKEGDEKSVDGCKAYNPIDKCWRCDKNWANNRKALADCARGFGHGTTGGKDGKFYVVTDPSDNNVEEPVPGTLRHAVIQEEPLWIIFEKSMIIKLKQELMINNDKTIDGRGVSVHVAYGAGLTLQFVHNVIVHNIRVHHILSKDGGMIRDSVKHIGLRTVSDGDAISLFGANRIWIDHCTLTKGADGLVDAIMASTAITISNCKFNHHNDVMLLGANDAFPQDKIMQVTVAFNRFGKGCIQRMPRCRWGFFHVVNNDYAKWEMYAIGGTANPTIISQGNRFKAADNPNTKEVTNRNGAPEALWRNWQWRSEGDLFKNGAFFRESGPEIKSTPFTEHTTIQFEPAKFVGRLTRKAGVIQCKIGKAC